The genomic region TTTCCTGAAagacttaccatatttttcggactataaggcgcacttaaagcctactgaaatgagattttcttattcaaacggggatagcaggttgtggagggacggagccgacagcgggcggaggAAAGCAGCATCCCTAGCCGAGATGGAGGCGAGAAGGCAGGGCGTGCGGCGCAGAGAGGAGGCGTGTCGCACTCGGAGCCGCAGGGTAGCAACAATCAgcgcacaccacacagctgtgcGCAATCCCGTCATCTGCTCCTCCAGCATAAACAGGGGGAAGGAGGAACAGAGAGGGGagagtaggagaaggaacccacTGGAGGAGACCGACCACAACAACGAAGAAGCGATCAGACCGAGAGACGATGCGACCCCGCAACAGACGCAAACCCTGGACCCCGCAAGGTGCACCGCAGACAGAAACAGGAAACGCCCGCGCACTGCAAAGTGCCGCGACAACCAGGCAAGACTTATcaaatgttgaaataataaatgaaagtCAAACCTGGTATGATGCGTCCTATATCCATCGTCACTACAACCCACACATGGACGGTAGGAAGCCCGTCACAGTGGCGCCAACGTGGAAGAGACGACCGGAAGCGGAAGGCGATGACGTCATCTGGGCTTTGGTCGCGAGCTACAAAACCCTGCTCAAGGAACAGCGTCAGGAGACCCAAAGGCTGCAGGCGCTGATGAACCAGGTGGGAGGAAACGGCGAGGATATTCCCGAGGGGAAAGCCGAGGAAAACGCCAGTGGGAACACAGCAGAGAACCTCCACATGGGGAGCGGAGCTGTGCAGGCGGCAGTGGCAGCATCGGCAGTGGCAGCAGCAGGCCACCAGAGCGAGCTGTTGGCCAAGGAGAGGGAGGACGAGTTCGCCTGTCTAAATGGTGATGACATTGATGAAGACTGCTGTACAGAGGAGGCGCCCTGTGCTGGAGACACATATGCACGACCAGTGGAGCGGGCAGCTGGAAAAGttgaagaggaagaagatgaaTTAAATGAAGAAaatgatgaagaggaagaagttgaagatgaagaaggtGAAGATGAAGAGGAAGTTGAAAAATTTCAAGAAAAAGAGGAAGTCAAGgtggaaaaaaattaaagaatCTCAAGAAGGTGAGAAAGAAGACAGAGGACCTGGAGAAATGCAGGACAAT from Nerophis ophidion isolate RoL-2023_Sa linkage group LG17, RoL_Noph_v1.0, whole genome shotgun sequence harbors:
- the LOC133536660 gene encoding protein FAM9A-like, with protein sequence MEARRQGVRRREEACRTRSRRVATISAHHTAVRNPVICSSSINRGKEEQRGESRRRNPLEETDHNNEEAIRPRDDATPQQTQTLDPARKPVTVAPTWKRRPEAEGDDVIWALVASYKTLLKEQRQETQRLQALMNQVGGNGEDIPEGKAEENASGNTAENLHMGSGAVQAAVAASAVAAAGHQSELLAKEREDEFACLNGDDIDEDCCTEEAPCAGDTYARPVERAAGKVEEEEDELNEENDEEEEVEDEEGEDEEEVEKFQEKEEVKVEKN